The Mycolicibacterium aurum genome segment GAGTGTGCTGACATCGTGACTAACAAAACTAACGGATAGGTCAATTTTAACTCGCGACAGGTAGTGGGTCAGCTAGCATGCTGCGGTGCAGAAAGAACACGGTGACGAGAGTCTGGGAACGTTGAGCCGCGACGAGTCGGGGACGAAAGCCAGTTTCGTGGACAGGAACTCGGTCCTTCGCATTGCCACGGCACTCTACGAGCAACGGCCGACTCCGTCGGGTCTCGGCAGAAGGCTGGCAAGTGGTGTTCTGGCGCCATTTCTGTATGAGTCGACGGGCTCAGAGGTCGAGGAGTACCACAAGTGGTACTACAACACGAACGTCTGGAAGCAGACCACATGGATGGGCGTCGACTGCTGGAAGTCGGTCAGCGACATGTGGAACTACCAAGAGATCCTGTTCGACCTGAAGCCTTCCCTGTTCATCGAATTCGGCTCAGCCCACGGCGGGTCTGCGATGTTCTTCGCCGACACGATGAGGCGCATCGGCGAACCATTCAACCTGCTCTCCGTGGATGTGACCCACCAATTGCTCAATCCGATCGCCCAGCGCGACCCCGACATCCAGTTCGTCAAATCACGCTCCACTGTGCCGGCCGTGGCCGAACGCATCCGCCGGCTACAGAACGAGCTGCCGGGCAAAACATTTGCGATCCTGGACAGTGACCACTCGATGGAGCACGTGCTTGCCGAGATGAAACTGCTGCGGCCGCTTCTGAAGAAGGGCGACTACCTCATCGTGGAGGATTCCATGCTGAACGGGCACCCGAACCTTCCTGGGTGGGGGCCTGGGCCGTACGAGGCCATTGAGGCATACGAGGCAGAGTTCCCGGACGACTACACCCACGATTTTGCGAGGGAGAACAAGTTCGGCTTCACTTTCGCGCCAAACGGATTCCTGGTCCGCAACTAGCGGGGCGCAAGCGTCAGGACACCTTGCCGGGTGTGACATCAAGCGGCGGCACAGATCTCGTGCCGCCGCTTCGGCACTCCAGCCCGAGCGCTCAGTCCAGGTACCAGGGATTCTCCCGCGCCCAGTCGATGGTGCGGCGAATCCCCTCCTCCAGATCGATCTTGAGCTGCCAGCCAAGCATCTGCTGCGCCTTCGTCGAATCAGGAACGCGGCGCGGAATATCCTCGTAGCGTGCGCCGTATCGCTCGGCGGTGTCGAATGCTGCCGTGCTCGACACGGCGTCCACCTTGGCGATCTTGATCGCGAGATCAACCGCTTCGCGCATCGTCGTCTCGGTCATGCTTCCGATGTTGAACACCTCTCCGATCGCCGCTTCGCTGCCCGCAGCCAGGAGTGTGCCGGCCACGGCGTCGTCGACGTAGGTGAAGCACCGGGTCTGGTCACCGGAATCATAGAGCAGGGGTTCCCGACCGTTGAGGATCCGGTGAATACTTTTGGACAGCACGAAAATCGGGTTCTGGCGGGGCCCGTACACGTTGAAGAACCGGACAACTGTGACTGGCAGGCCATGCGCGTCGTGCATGCCGAAGACCATGTGCTCGGCCATCGCCTTGCTGGTGCTGTAGCTCCAGCGGGCGGTTCGTGTCGACCCGAGAACGCGGTCGTCATCCTCTTTCCACGGGATGCCGGGATTCTTGCCGTACACCTCCGACGTGCTGGTGAATACCAGGCGGGCGCCGTGACGATGGCACAGAGTCAACACATTACGGGTTCCGATGACGCTGACATCGACGACGCGCAACGGATCCTCGACGTACTTGTTGACCCCCACCACAGACGCGAGGTGGAATACGGAGTCGACCTCAGGCGTGATGGCCGCCTCCAACGCCTCCAGATCGGTGACATCGCCCTGCACGAATCGGAAGCCGGGATACCGATCGAAGTCGATGCTCGTGTCGTGCGTGTTCTTCGCATAGTCGAACACGGTCACCGTGTCTCCGCGATCGAGCAGTGCGGTCACCAGATGCGATCCGACGAAGCCGTAGCCACCCGTGACAACGACATTGGGCATGGTTACCCTCTTTCCCTTTGTGCATGCGGGACGGCTTCACTGGTTCGGTCAGCGCCCGATGCCCTTGTATACGAATCCAGCCGCCCGCACGGCCGCGGGGTCGAAACTGTTGCGCCCGTCGAGGAACACGCACCCGTCCGTGGTGAGGTCTGCCAGCCGGGTCAACGGCACCTGGTGGAACTCCCGGTGCCCCGCCAGTACCACCAGTGCGTCGGCGTCCTTGACCGCCGACTCGATGTCCGGGGTCAACGGGATATCGGTGACCGACAGGGCCTCGTCGTCGTGCACCCAGGGGTCGTGGATCGACAACCGGCACCGGGAGTCTTCGAGCATCGACACGATGTACTTCGTCGGGGTCAGCCGGCAGTCACCGGTATTGTTCTTGAACGCGATGCCGAGCACCGCGATCTTGCAATCCTCGATGGTCTTTCCCTGCTCGGACAGGAGTTGTCCGAGCAGGCCGTAGGTGTAGCCGGGCATGGTGTCGTTGACGGTTCGTGATGTCCGCGGAATCGACAGGTCCAGTCCGAGGGACTGCCCGAGATGATTGATGAACCAAGGGTCTTTGGTGAGGCAGTATCCGCCGACACCCATGCTCGGACGCAGGATGTTGACCGGATTTCCGCCCTTGGGCATCGTGTTGGCGGCCTCGATGACTTGCAAGGCGTCCATCCCTAGCCGGTCGCATACCTTCGCGAGCTCGTTGGCCAGCGCGACGTTGAGGTCAACCCACATGTTGTCGGCGAGTTTGACCATCTCGGCGGTCCTCGGGTCCTCGACGATCACCGAGTCGACGCCCAGCGCATGCCGCCATAGGGTGGCGCACGCCCTCGCGCTGCATTCGTCGACGGCTCCGACGACGACGGGAATCGATGTCAGCTCGTGTATGGCCTGCCCCTCGGCAAGGCGCTCGGGACAAAAGGCCAGACCGAAATCCACGCCGGCGCGCAGTCCCGAGGCGTCTTCAAGGATGGGCTTGACCAGGTTTTCAGTGGTGTCCGGCGGAACGGTGCTCTTGAGGATCACGACGTGCCCTGGCTGCAGGTGTTCTCCGACAGCGCGCGCGGCGGCTTTGATGTCGTCGACGATAGGTTCGTAGTCCGGACCCAACGGCGTGCCCACGTTGACGATAACGAAATCGTTGTCGGCGACGGCGCTGAAATCTGTTGTGGCGCGGAGGCGGCCGATCCGCACGTTGTTGGCCACCATCTCGCCCAGGCCGGGTTCGGACACCGACGTTCTGCCCTGATTGATGTCGTCGACGACGCTGCGGCGTACATCGATCCCGGTCACGGGCCATCCGCGATCAGCGAGCACCGCACCGATGACGGTACCGATGTATCCGAAGCCAACGACCGCGATCCCCGACCGCATGCCGCGGACCAGCAGATCGATTTCGGCGTCGCTGCGTCCGAATGCTCCCCTAGCCATGCGGTACCAAGCCCTTTCAGTCCCCCTGCGGAGTTCCGACGACGACGACAGCAAGGGGCCTCCCGCCACCCGCTCTGGCCGAATTGTAACTAACGCGGCCGTCAATCCGTTCGGGTTTATGAATTCTCGCGAATATCCGGCTGCTTCCGCGCGCGGCCCTGCCGGGTCGGTGGACAAGGCAGTTCTCCTCCGGCTCGGAGTTCGTCCAGACAGCCGCTTGAGGGGACTACGGCTGCTACTCTGCGGCCGTGCAAAGGCGTCAGAACATCGAAGAGCGGAATCAGGGCCGCACCAACCTTGCGCTGCGGCGGGAGTTGCCTTCTTACGGGCCAGGCGAAAAAGATCGCAAATCCATCGGCCAACTCGCCGTCGCCACCGCCAAATCATTGCGACGAGTCATGAATTCGGCACTGTCAATCGTCCTTTATCAGCCGTCGGGATCCGAGGGCGAGGAATATCACAAGTGGTACTACAACACTTTCGTGTGGAACAAGACCACCTGGCTCGGCGTCGAATGTTGGAAATCAGTCGCCGACATGTGG includes the following:
- a CDS encoding rhamnosyl O-methyltransferase, producing MASGVLAPFLYESTGSEVEEYHKWYYNTNVWKQTTWMGVDCWKSVSDMWNYQEILFDLKPSLFIEFGSAHGGSAMFFADTMRRIGEPFNLLSVDVTHQLLNPIAQRDPDIQFVKSRSTVPAVAERIRRLQNELPGKTFAILDSDHSMEHVLAEMKLLRPLLKKGDYLIVEDSMLNGHPNLPGWGPGPYEAIEAYEAEFPDDYTHDFARENKFGFTFAPNGFLVRN
- a CDS encoding NAD-dependent epimerase/dehydratase family protein, producing the protein MPNVVVTGGYGFVGSHLVTALLDRGDTVTVFDYAKNTHDTSIDFDRYPGFRFVQGDVTDLEALEAAITPEVDSVFHLASVVGVNKYVEDPLRVVDVSVIGTRNVLTLCHRHGARLVFTSTSEVYGKNPGIPWKEDDDRVLGSTRTARWSYSTSKAMAEHMVFGMHDAHGLPVTVVRFFNVYGPRQNPIFVLSKSIHRILNGREPLLYDSGDQTRCFTYVDDAVAGTLLAAGSEAAIGEVFNIGSMTETTMREAVDLAIKIAKVDAVSSTAAFDTAERYGARYEDIPRRVPDSTKAQQMLGWQLKIDLEEGIRRTIDWARENPWYLD
- a CDS encoding nucleotide sugar dehydrogenase, giving the protein MARGAFGRSDAEIDLLVRGMRSGIAVVGFGYIGTVIGAVLADRGWPVTGIDVRRSVVDDINQGRTSVSEPGLGEMVANNVRIGRLRATTDFSAVADNDFVIVNVGTPLGPDYEPIVDDIKAAARAVGEHLQPGHVVILKSTVPPDTTENLVKPILEDASGLRAGVDFGLAFCPERLAEGQAIHELTSIPVVVGAVDECSARACATLWRHALGVDSVIVEDPRTAEMVKLADNMWVDLNVALANELAKVCDRLGMDALQVIEAANTMPKGGNPVNILRPSMGVGGYCLTKDPWFINHLGQSLGLDLSIPRTSRTVNDTMPGYTYGLLGQLLSEQGKTIEDCKIAVLGIAFKNNTGDCRLTPTKYIVSMLEDSRCRLSIHDPWVHDDEALSVTDIPLTPDIESAVKDADALVVLAGHREFHQVPLTRLADLTTDGCVFLDGRNSFDPAAVRAAGFVYKGIGR